In the genome of Natronomonas salina, the window ACCCCTGGACGGCGATGGGGAACCGGCGGTCGACCGGGCCCGGGTCCGGCTCCTTCGTCGGCTGGGCGGGGCTGGCGACGTGGGTGTCGTCGGTCGTCCCGCCCTGGCCGGCGTCGACGCTGGTCCGGCCCGTCTCCGGGTCGGGGGCGACCTCCACGAACGTCTGGACGAACCCCTCGGCGGGCGCGAGGTACGCCTCCCCGGAGAGCTGGAAGAACCGGTCGTGTAGCGGGAAGAGGACGTTGATGCCCTCGAGGTGCGCCCAGTCGAAGGCCATGTGCGCGAACGCGTGGACGAACAGCGCGACCCACGCCAGCCGGACGCCGCGGGCCCCGTAGCGGCCCCGGAGCCGCGACGACTCGCGGGCGGTCTCCCAGTACAGTAGGCCGCCCGCCGATGCGGTGAACACGAGGTTGTGCAGCAGCGCCCGGTGGGCGCCGTCCATCAGGTAGCCGGCGAAGGTGTCCGTCTCCGGGATCAGCAGCGCGACGAGGACGACGGCCAGCGCCCGCCGGTCGTAGTACGTTCCCAGGAGGCCGACGGCGACGGTGAACCCGACGGCGGCGTGGACGACCGTCGACGGCATCAGCGGTCCCCTCCCTCGCCCCGACCGGTCCGGGCGGTCCGCCCGTTCGCTTCGGCGCGCCGGGCGAGGAACTTCGCGGGGACCGCCGCGGCGGCCGTCGCGACGAGGGCGGCCTGCCAGCCCGAGTCGGCGAGGCGGAGCCGGCGCTGCCCGTCGCCGGGGTCGAGCCAGCTTTCGACGTGGTGGTCGCCGACGGTCCCGGGGGAGGCCACCTCCAGCCAGCCGTCGCCGAGCGAGACGTAGGTCTGGACGACGCCCTCCTGCGTCGAGAGGACGAGTTTGCCGATGATCGCGTAGTAGCGGTCCGACAGCGGGTAGAGGACGGCGGCGCTGTCGACGTTGAAGAGGTCGAGGCCGATGCCGGCGACGGCGTAGGCGGCCACGGCGACCCAGGCGACCCGGACGCCGTACCGGCCGTACCGCGAGCGGAGCCAGGAGGCCGCCCGGAGCTCGGTGTCGTAGTAGAGGGCGACGGCGGCCGCGAGCGGGACGAACAGCGTGTGCAGGAGGGCGTTCGCGGCGCCCGGGACCACGAGCGCGAGGGCGGCGTCGAGGTCGGGGAGGGCGGCGGCCACGACGACGAGGGTGAGCGAGCGGCGGTCGAACGCCGACCCGAGCAGCGCCACTCCGAGCAGGGCGCCGACGGCGACGGCGACGAGGGTCGGCGGCATCTACCCCGTTCCTGCGCGGCCTGGGACTTAACTTCGCTGGCAGGTGGCCTCGCACCGCAACTCCGGAGTGCGGACCCGGCGGCTACTCGCTGCCGTCCGCGCCGGGGGAGAAGATGTCCTCGATGGCGCAGTCGTAGTGGTCGGCCAGTTCGAACGCGAGTTCCAGCGACGGGTCGTAGCGGTCGCGCTCGATGGCGTTGATGGTCTGGCGGGTGACGTCGACGGCCGCCGCGAGGTCGGCCTGGCTCTCGCCCGCGCCGGCGCGCCGGTCCTTCAGGTCGTTCTTCATCGGGTCCGGTAGTAGCCCATCGCGAGGAGGTAGACGCTGTACACGACCGTCGTCGTCCACGCGACCGCCGCGCTGGCCGGCCCCCACGAGAAGTGCTCGGTCCCGGCGGGGACGACGAGCGAGGGGTACACCAGCGCGGAGAGCCAGCCGAACAGCGCCAGCGTGAGGCCGCTGGCCCGCCGGTGGATGCGGTCGTCCCGTTCGTCGAACAGCCGGACGTCCACCGCGTACGGGAGCGCGGCGGCGACGGCCATCCCGACGGCGTACAGTCCGACCCCGAGTAGGGGCCGCTCGATCATCGCGCCGACGGCGAGACAGAGCCCCGCGGCGAGCCCGAAGGCGAGTGTCGATCGTCGATACGTCGCGGGTTCGAATCGTGTCGTTGTCATGGTCATCATGTCGGTCGTTCGGTCTGTCGTTCACGCGGGTCACTTCCAGCAGCGCATCCCGATGCAGAACGCTCCCAGGAGGAAGAA includes:
- a CDS encoding metal-dependent hydrolase; amino-acid sequence: MPPTLVAVAVGALLGVALLGSAFDRRSLTLVVVAAALPDLDAALALVVPGAANALLHTLFVPLAAAVALYYDTELRAASWLRSRYGRYGVRVAWVAVAAYAVAGIGLDLFNVDSAAVLYPLSDRYYAIIGKLVLSTQEGVVQTYVSLGDGWLEVASPGTVGDHHVESWLDPGDGQRRLRLADSGWQAALVATAAAAVPAKFLARRAEANGRTARTGRGEGGDR
- a CDS encoding metal-dependent hydrolase, with translation MPSTVVHAAVGFTVAVGLLGTYYDRRALAVVLVALLIPETDTFAGYLMDGAHRALLHNLVFTASAGGLLYWETARESSRLRGRYGARGVRLAWVALFVHAFAHMAFDWAHLEGINVLFPLHDRFFQLSGEAYLAPAEGFVQTFVEVAPDPETGRTSVDAGQGGTTDDTHVASPAQPTKEPDPGPVDRRFPIAVQGWQLYLIGLGAFTLVAKRLQSPVPSGRNDD
- a CDS encoding DUF2178 domain-containing protein, giving the protein MTTTRFEPATYRRSTLAFGLAAGLCLAVGAMIERPLLGVGLYAVGMAVAAALPYAVDVRLFDERDDRIHRRASGLTLALFGWLSALVYPSLVVPAGTEHFSWGPASAAVAWTTTVVYSVYLLAMGYYRTR
- a CDS encoding helix-turn-helix transcriptional regulator, yielding MKNDLKDRRAGAGESQADLAAAVDVTRQTINAIERDRYDPSLELAFELADHYDCAIEDIFSPGADGSE